ATCATGCTTGCTCACCGGCTCACCCGGCAACTCGCGGAGTGCCGCAGAAATGGCGGCGGCAACTGGCTTCGACCGGATGGCAAGTCGCAGGTGACGGTGGTATACGAGGACGGTGTACCGGTAGCGGTCGATACGGTCGTCATCTCGACGCAGCACAGTGACGGCATCAGTAACAAGAAACTCCACCAGGCAGTGATTTCCGATGTGATCGAGCCGGTCATTCCAAAGGAGATGCGCTCGAAGGAAATCAAGTACCACATCAACCCCACCGGCCGGTTTGTAGTTGGGGGTCCGCAGGGCGATGCGGGCCTTACCGGCCGCAAGATCATCGTCGATACATACGGCGGGATGGGCCGCCACGGGGGTGGTGCGTTCAGCGGCAAGGATCCCTCAAAGGTGGATCGGAGCGCATGTTATGCTGCGCGATGGGTTGCCAAGAACATTGTCGGCGCCAAACTCGCTCGCCGATGCGAGGTGCAGCTTGCCTACGCGATCGGTGTTGCAAAACCGGTATCGGTGATGGTCGATACGTTCGGTACCAACACCATCCCCGAAGCGGCGATCATGCGCGCCGTGGAGACGGTTTTCGATCTGACGCCGAAAGGCATCATCGCCGACCTCGACCTCAAGAAGCCGATATACGAGGCCACCGCTGCCTATGGACATTTTGGCCGAAGCTCTGAGAAAATCGGAATTGGCAGAAACAGCCGGACGCAGTTCACATGGGAGCGGCTGGATCGGGTAAAGCAGCTGCAGGCGGCAGTGAAGGGCTAGTGGACCTCTAGCCGCGGCGACAGTGGCGTAACTGTTCGCATCCGACACCCTGCTCGTGGGCTCATTGTTTCCAGGTTTGGCACGCATTTCACAACCTCACGATGCACATGCCGACTTTGGTGCTGGTCTTTTTGCTGTGTGCGCTCTCGTGTCGAAACGAGCAATATGGGCTTAACGGAACATCGCCAGGTCGGTCAGACTTCCGCGGGCATAGTAGTGTTTCGAGTATCGTCGATTCTATCGTCATTTCGCTTCGTGTACCGTCTACCTCTCGCATCGGGCACCCTATTCATTTCGAGTTGATCGCTCGCAACCCGACGCATCGAGCTTTGCCGTTTAATCTTGCCAACCCTAACCCCGCATTCTTTATCGTGACTGACGCGAGCGGAACGGTGGTCTGGAGTTCGGTTCCCGGCGAGCCGGCAATCGACCTGATGGAAGTCAACATGAGCTTGAAACCAGGCGGAGAACGCAAGTTGTCTGGGAACTGGACTCAATCAACCAAGGGCGGCTTGCAGTCAAAATCCGGCGACTATTTCGTAACTGGAATATTGATTGGCGATTTTACGACGCCTGAAATCCGTATTGGTCCGTTGCATTTCAGGATTGCATCACCGCGTGTCTAGCACGGGCGGTTCGCCAACACGCGACCGCTCAGGAGCGACAACAACGACAACGGTCGCGTGGGTATCTATCGGGATTGCAGTTGTTGCCGGTATGCTCGAGCTAAGTAATCGCACTATTGCCCCCCGTGCGGGTCCGGTTCTGGCAGCTATCAATACCTCCGTAGAACCCGGAACGCTTTCGAGGCTTGATCGTTCAGCTGGTGATATTTGGACTGCGTCGTCCGATGAGTCAGGGGACACCAGGTCCATGATATTACTCGGCAATTGCGCGTTTGCCCGGAGTGACAAGCGATACATCGGAATCGTGATCGGAACGAAGCCTGATGGCGTTGTCAGGGGAAAAGACCCAACGTCAACCCAGCGCGTCGTACTAGTCCACCTGACGGCTTCCGTGCGCGAGTCAGCCGGCACGAGCACCATGGCTTTCGCATACCCGGAAGCAGTGGACGTCAGCAGATGCCCAGGACCTCCAACCCGGCAGCCGACGTTTCACGAAGCCTTTATAGAGGGTGAGAGAAGACACAGCAGCTGGGAGAGCGCCAAAACAGAACATCCCGAACCGAATCGACCCAAGCCCCATACCGGAAACCGGGTCTACTACGAGTTTGAGGTTCAGGAGGAAGCCTCGCCTCTTCCCGCGAGCGGAGTTCCAAGATACCCTGTCCCGCTCCACGCCTCGGGGGTTCGAGGAGAAACGCATGCGCAATTCATAGTTGGCCGGGACGGCCGGGTAGAAAAACCGTCGATAAAAATCCTTCAGTCCACAAACGAGTTGTTCACCGCTTCACTTCTTGAGGCCTTGCCTGCTATGCGCTTTTCTCCCGCGCTCGCGCGGGGCAGGAAAGTGAGGCAGCTCGTGCAGCAGAAGATTGTGCTGACTGAACACCGCTGAGGCGAGTCACAAAACAAGCGTGGCCTGGTCAGGGTTTATCTGAAATTGGCTACTTTGAGAAATCGCCGTCGTCCAGCAGAGCGCGCCCATGCGCCGGACCTTTATGCCCATAGTGCCCGCCATTACATTCCAGAAATGCAGCTCGTTGAAGTCGAAGTGATGCGGCTGGGCCTCGACCGCTCCAATAATTCCTACGTCGTCATCCTCCGCGAAAAGGATGGCGAGCGTCTTCTGCCGATTTGGATCGGGCAGCCCGAAGCGGAGTCCATCGTCGTCGAAATGAGCAAGCTGCGACGCGAGCGCCCGCTAACCCACGATCTCTGCAAAACACTAATCACGGGTCTTGGCGGAACACTGCGGCGGATTCAGATCACCAGAGTTGAGAATCGGACTTATTACGCCGAGCTGCAGATCAGGCGGGAGGGTTCGACGATCAACATCGACGCGCGGCCATCTGATAGTATCGCGATCGCTCTCCGCTGCGCTGCCCCGATCTTTGCCCAGGAATCGCTCTTGCGCGCGATGCTTTTCGAGGACGCAGAGACGGCAGCTCAGATGGCCGATGAACCGGAATCTGACAGTGCGGGCTCCGAACCGTCCGATGAAATGACCCCCGAGCAGCTCAAGGCTTATCTGGAAAATCTGCGCCCCGAGGACTTTGGGAAATTCAGTCTGTAGCTTGGCGCTCGTTTTCCTGTCGAGCATTGCGTCAGCCCAGGAAATCGCACCGCAAGGCAATCCCAAGGTAGATCAGCGCGTCGTGGGACGAATCGTTCGTCCCGCTGCGAAATCGATGCTGCCGGTTGCCGGTGTCTGGGCGATCCTCCATCGTGTAGGATCCGATGCGGCGGCGCCACTGGACTCGATGCAGACCAACGGCGCTGGCGAGTACTCGTTCACCTACCGCAAAACTGGCGACGAACAAGCCATTTACTTTGTCTCGGCATCATACTCGGGGATCGCATACTTCACTACGCCGCTGCATCACGCGCTGGTCAAAAACGACGAGGCGGAGATCGCGGTGTTCGATACCACATCCAGGAGCGTGCCGACGAGTATTCGCGGTCATCATGTAATTGTTTCGGCGGTGAATCCGAACGCCGTTCGCTCGGTGACCGAAGTCTATGAGCTTGCCAATGACAGTTCCGTAACGCGCGTTGCAGCGAATTCGACGCCGGGCGGCGCGGTCTGGTCCGCGGCCTTCCCGGCAGGTGCCCGCAATTTTCGCGTGAGTCAGGGGGACGTTCCCGCCGATGCCGTCACGTTTTCCGCCGGGAGGGCCTTCGTGTTCGCGCCGTTGGCCCCGGGGCTGAAACAGCTCTCGTTCACTTACGACGTCCCGGCGTCGTCGTTTCCACTCAGCGTCCCGATAGACCGCCCCACGGAGGTCTACGAAGTGCTGATTGAAGAACCAACCGGAACAGTGACCGGCGCCCGGTTGAAAGAAGTAGATGCGGTCAGTCTGGAAAAGCGGATGTTTCGGCGGTTCCTGGCTTCCAATATCCCGGCGAATGTAACGAGCGTCATCGATCTCCCGCGCGCAACAGAGGGCCGGGTGGATAGCCGTTACCTGATCGGCATCACCGTGATCATTGGCGGGTCGATGGTCTTCGCGCTTGCCCGCGCGCTCAGAAAGGCTTAAGCTTCGGCACAATTGATCGCGAACGGAGCCCCGGAAACCGGTCTGATGCCGGTGCGGCCCCGCCACTGTATCGGGCATCAAAACGCACGCTCGTAGTACCACTGGCCACAGTTGGCCGGGAAGGTGAGCGACGCGGCCCGGAGCCAGGAGACGACTCTCGCTCGCGCCACTTATTCAGAACCTCGGGGGAGGGGCTGGTGGCGTTCGAGGTGTCCACTCAGGATGCGTTGACGTTGCAGGCGTTCTCTTCCATGGAGAACGCTTTTTTGTTTTGGTGCCGTCAGTTCGCTCTTGCTGTGATTATTCTGGCTGCCTGCGCGCCTTCCCGTGAGCCACAGCCATCGGCGCAGTCGGACGATTTTGGCGATCCAATCAGCTTTGTGGGACGCCCGTCGCGAATCGTCTCCCTGAACCCGGCTACCACCGACCTGCTGTTCGCGCTTGGCGCAGGCGGCCGCCTGGTGGGCCGCACCCACTGGGACCTCTATCCCGACTCGGCGAAATTCGTCCCGGACCTGGGGTCCGGCCTGAGGCCGAACATCGAGGCCGTCCTGGGCGCCAAACCCGACCTGGTAGTGCTTTACGCAAGCCAGGACAATCGAAACGCCGCAACGCAGTTTCGCGCTGCCGGCGTCAACACCATCTCACTGAAAATCGACCACATTGCCGACTTTCATCGCGCCTCGGTGCTGCTTGGACGCATCATCGGCGACAGCATTCGCGGGCAGGTGGTTTCGGATTCAGTGGCACGGACCATTGACCGCGTCGCCAACGTGACGAAGGCGCTGAAAAAGCCTCGTGTGTTCTGGCACATATGGGACGCGCCGCTGATCACGATCGCGGCCGGCAGCTATCTGCATGAGCTGATTGTCATCGCCGGCGGCGAAAACGTCTATGCGGAGCTGCCCGATCCCTCCCCGACGGTTTCGATCGAAGACGTACTCCGGCGCAATCCTGATTATTTCATCACTGGGCCGGAGGGCGCGATGAAGATTCGCCGAGATGCGCGGTGGGCGGCCGCACCGGCGGTTAGGGCCGGGCGGATTCTCATCGCCGATACCATTCTCGTGGGGCGCCCGTCGGTGAGACTCGGAGAGGCGGCGGTGTCGCTCGCCGCATTGCTGCATCCGGGCGCGTTTCGGTGATGTCGCACCACATGTGGCATTGGTGGATAATGATAGCCGCTCTCATCGTGCTCTCCGTTGTCGCCGTCGGGACCGGCGCTGTGTCGATCCCTCCGCTGGAAGTGCTGCAAGCAGTACGTGGCGTTGGTGATGAGGGTGTGGTTTCCATTGTTCGCAACCTGAGACTGCCGCGCGTGATCCTCGCCGCCCTCGTCGGTGCCGCACTCGGGATGAGCGGCGGTGCATTGCAAGGCACGCTTCGCAACGGGCTCGCGGAACCCTACCTGCTCGGTGTTTCGGGGGGCGCAGCGGTTGGAGCCGTGATCGCGTTCGCTGGGGGAGCTACTGCAGGCGGCATCGTCGCGATCGCGGCCTTCGCCGGCGCCTCCGCGGCAGTGCTGCTGGCCTTGCTGGTCGCTCGCGCCGCCGGCCGCGGCGGGCACGGCGATCCTCGCACGCTGCTAATGGCGGGTGTCGTCATTGGCGCGTTTGCAAACGCCGTGATCATGATCGCACTGGCAAATGCGCCGCCGAACACTATCCGCGGCGCGCTCTGGTGGATGATGGGCTCCGTGGCCGACGGCTCGTGGGCCACTGTCGGGTGGTTAACTGCATATGTGGCCGCAGGCGGCTTTGCTCTGATTTACTGGGCACGGGAAATCGACGTGCTGGCACTCGGCGACGAGTCAGCGGCGGCACTTGGCGTGAACGTGGAGTCTGCGGCCCGACGCATGTATCTGTTGAGCGCGGTGCTGGCAGCGGCGACGGTTGCCGCAGCGGGACTTATCGGATTCGTTGGCCTTGTCGTGCCCCACATCGTGCGGGCTGCGGGAATCCGTCACCACCGGCCGCTGCTGATTGCATCGGCGCTCGTGGGAGCAACACTCGTTACGGGAGCCGACCTTGTGGCGCGCACCGTTCGACCGCCGGGGGAGCTACCTCTTGGAGCAGTGACAGCGATACTGGGTGTCCCGTTTTTTCTTGCGCAGCTGAGACGCGCCGCATGATCGCGTTTGAAGGTATTGCGGTACGCTATCACGGAGCGGGCGTCCGTGCGCTGGATAACGTTACGTTCCGCGCGCCGGCGGGAGAGGTTACCGCGGTAACGGGCCCAAACGGCAGCGGCAAATCAACTCTCGTTCGCGCGCTGCTGCGCCGTCAGTCGCTGGAAGAGGGCCGGATTACGATCGACGGACGCGATCACGCTTCGATGTCTGCCGTTGAAATGGCGCGAGCCGTTGCGGTTGCCCCACAGCGGGAAAACCCGGCGTTCCCGATGCGTGTCGACGAGTACGTTGCACTTGCGCGGTATCCGCACCTCGGGCTCTGGCAGACTGCCGGGTTGTCCGACGCTGTCAAGGTCACTGATGCGATCGCGCGAGCCGGCCTTGAAGAATTTGCCGGACGCCGTACGGACGCACTCTCGGGCGGTGAGTGGCAACGCGTCCGGATTGCGCGTGCGCTCGCACAGGGCGGACGCGCCCTTGTGCTGGACGAGCCCACGACCTTTCTGGATCTCTCTCACGAGATGTCGTTGTTCGAGCTTCTCGATGGACTCGCCAGCGATGGAATGACGGTGCTGTTGATCAGTCACCAGTTGAACCTGGTGGCCCGCTTCGCTCGAAACGTGATTCTCCTGCACCACGGACGCGTCGTCGCCTCCGGAAGTCCCGCAGACGTGATGCAGGCACCGCTCCTCGAAAAAGTATACGAGTGGCCTCTCGTCGTATCACGCGATCCGGCGGTGGGAGCGCCATCACTGATCCCCCTTCGCCGTAAAGCGCCCGTCTCTCATTCCGCGCCCTCATCAACTCCCAACACTCTCACCTGATAACAAGCCATGCCAGCAAGCAGCAACAACCAGCACCTGGTTCACAGACGCGGTTTCGCAGTATCAATTGCCGCTGTCGCGGGCCTCTCGATGAGTGCACCAGCGATTGCCATCGCCCAGAGGGCCGATACCACGAGGCTGGATACCGTTGTGGTGTCGGCCACCAAGACTCCCACCACGCGCGCTGCCGCGACACAGGCGATTACTGTGATTTCCGGCGATGAGCTTCGTGCCCGCGGTGTCGCTCGTGTGTCGGACGCACTGCGCGAGGTGCCTGGTGCATCAATCGTTCAGAACGGGTCGTTCGGCTCCGTGAGTACGCTGTTCCTGCGGGGTGGCGAGAGCCGCTATACGAAGATTCTCATCGACGGCGTTGCGGTCAACGCACCGGGCGGTTTCTTCGATCTAAGTCACCTCACAACCGATAACATCGAGCGTATCGAAGTTGTGCGCGGGCCCGCGGGCGTAGTTTACGGGGCCGATGCAGTGTCGGGCGTGGTTCAGATTTTCACACGGCAGGGGCGTGGCCCGGCTTCACTGAGTGCTTCCGTACGAGCCGGCACCTATGGAACCATCGACGGTGGCATAGACGTGAGCGGAGCGGCCGGCAGCGCGCGTTATGCACTAGGCGCGGCTCAACACGTTACCGATGGCATCATTCCATTCAACAATCAATACTACAACGGGACACTTAGCGCCTCAGCTGGCTTCGCGCCGAAACCATCGACGGAACTGTCTACCTCGGCGCGGTACACTACTGCCGAGTTTCACTATCCAACCGACTTCACCGGCGCGCCAGTCGACTCGAATGCCTACCGCGTTCAGCACCGGCTTACGGTTGGTGCCGATGCGTCCACGCGGATCTCGCCGTTGGTGACGGCCCGCGTCCTGCTCGGCAGCAACGACGTCTCCGACCTTACCGAAGACATCGCCATCCCATTTGGCGCTCCGGCAAACGATCCGGTGCAGGTCCACTCGGCATTCCAGTCGCGGAACTACAGACGCTCGGCGGAGGGTCGATTCCTGTTCCAGCTTCCTTACTCGACGACGGTCAACATTGGCGCTGAGTACATGCGGGAACGAGAATCGAGCGGTAACAGCGAAGGCCCTGTTGGAGCGCCGACGGTGCAGACGTCGAGCTTCATTGCACAACGGAGCAACCGCGCGGCGTACGCCGAGCTGCTTGGACAATTCACATCGCGCACTTCGTACGTGCTTTCTGCCCGTCTCGACGACAACTCCGATTACGACGCTGTGACGACCTACCGTGTCGGCGGCAGTCTGGCTCTGGCGCCGTCCACCCGTGTTCGTGGATCGCTGAGCACTGCGTTCAACGCTCCGGCTTTCAATCAGCTTCTTCCCACGCTTTTCACGTCGGGGAACCCCGGCCTCGATCCCGAGCGCACACGCAGCTATGAAATCGGTGTCGAGCAGAGTTTCCTCAGCGGAGCTGTTCGCTTCACAGCCGACTATTTCAACCAGCACTTCAGCGACCTCATTCAGTTCGTAGCTGGAGGCCCGCCAACGTTCCTGGGCAGCTACGCGAATCTCACAGGCGCGGAATCGAACGGCTACGATGTCGAAGTCGCCATCACGCCCGATGCGGATTTCTCCGCGACGGCGAGCTACACACAGGCTTCTCCGAAAGTAACTGAGCTCTCTGAGGCATACGCCGGCGACCTGAGCGTTGGCCAGGCACTCCTGCGTCGCGCGACTCATACAGGCTCAGCGGTGGTCCGATATCGTAAAACAGGCATCGGCTCGCTTTCGGCGACGGCGACCTATGTCGGCAGCCGTCCGGACATCGACTTCAGCGAGTTTCCGTCACCGGTGGTGACTCTGCCAGCCTACACGAAGACCGATGTCGCTGGCAGCTTCGATGTGCTTCGCCGCAGAAACGGTTCCGGCCTGGCGCTCACCGTTCGCGCGGAAAATCTGTTCGATAAGAAATACGAGGACGTGCTGCACTTTCAAGCGCCCGGCCGGGTGATTCTCATTGGCGCACGGTTCGGCGGTACTCAATAGATTGAGCGATGCAACCGCTGGTGACGGAATCGATAGTTCTGCACACGTTCCACTATCTCGAAACGTCGCTGATAATTCGGCTCATGACACGCGAGGCCGGTATTCAATCGGTGCTGGCCCGCGGCGCGCGCAACTCCAAAAAAAGATTTGGCGGAGCGCTCGATCTTTTCGCTCAGGGCGCAGCCGAGATTCACATGCGCCCCAACAGGGAGCTGCAGGCGCTGACGGGGTTGGATGTAACGCGCGCGAGGCCCCGCCTCGCGACTGACGTCGGGAGATTCACCGCTGGCTCGATGATCGCCGAGCTGGCGCTCCGCTCCTCCAGTGACGAGCCGTCGCCAGCGCTGTTCAATGCCGTTGAGGAAAGCCTCGACCGGATAGTGGATGCAGAGGGGAGTACGATTGTCGAGTCCGCGCTGTCCGGTGCCTGGCTGATTGTCGCTTCGCTGGGCTTCAGCCCCTCTCTCGATGGCTGCGCCAACTGCGATTCCGTTTTCAAACGTGACGCTGCTGTTGGCTTCTCACATGCCGCCGGTGGTGCGCTCTGCGCCCGGTGCCGGCTGAGCGCTGCCGGCAGCCGCCTGCTGCCATCATCGGCGCGTGATGCAATCAGGTTGTGGGTGGGAGGGGGAAGGGTAACCGGTCTTCCGGCATTGGAAGCCAAAGCGCATCAGCGGCTGTTACGCGAATTTGTCGGTGAGCATGTGAGCGGCGATCGCGAGCTTCGCGCTTTCAAGGTGTGGGAGGAGGGAAGCTGGAGCGCGTCGTGAAATACAACTCCTCAGGGGGTGGAGCATGCCGTGAGTTGCAGCTTGCTGTGATCAATGATCCTGCCTCAGCGCCGCTCCTGCGATGATTCTGGGTACTGCAGGGCACATCGATCACGGAAAGACGACGCTTGTGAAGGCTCTCACTGGTGTCGATACCGACCGCCTGCCGGAGGAGAAGAAGCGCGGCATTACCATCGATCTCGGTTTCGCGCCTCTGGTACTCGATGACGCTGGAACGATCGGCATCGTCGATGTGCCGGGCCATGAGGGATTCATCCGCACCATGCTTGCGGGAGCGAGCGGCATTGACATCGGCCTTCTGGTAATTGCTGCCGACGAAGGCGTGATGCCGCAGACTCGCGAGCATCTCGACATCCTCTCACTGTTGAAGATTCAGCAGGTGATCGTGGCCCTGGCAAAGTCCGACCTGGCCGACACCGAGTGGCTGGGACTTGTCCGCGATGAGGTTGATTCTCTTCTCGAGCCGACAGCCTACGGGGGCAGTCGCGTCATACCTGTGTCGGCTCGCACAGGCGAGGGCCTGGCGGAGCTTCGGAGCGCCATCTCGGCCGCTGCTGCAATGGTATCTCCCCGCAATGTCGAAACCGATCTGTTTCGCATGCCGGTTGATCGTGTGTTCTCGGTCAGGGGAACCGGAACCGTGGTAACGGGAACAATCTGGAGTGGTTCAGTCGCGCGTGAATCGATGGTGACACTTTATCCCGGCAGTCGGCAATTGCGCGTTCGCGCGGTGGAAACGCACGGAGCCGCCATCACGTCCGCCCGTGCTGGAGAACGAACCGCGCTCGCCCTCGCGGGGTGCGACGTCTCCGAGGTAGGCCGGGGGAGCGTGCTGGTTGGCGACCCGGCCTGGGTTGAGACCAGCGAGATCGATGCTGAGCTTGAGATCCATGCGAGTGCGCCGAGAATAACGTCCCGAACGCGGCTTCGGTTCCATCTGGGGACCTCTGACGTCGGCTGTCGAGTCGCCGGCCGGGGAGCTTCTGACCCGGCGGATGCCCTGGGCGCGCGCTCACGTATCGTGCTCGAGCATCCGGTGATCGCACGTGGCGGTGACCACTTCGTGCTGCGGTATCCATCTCCCCCTGCCACGATCGGCGGCGGAACGGTGCTAGATCCATATCCACCGAGAAGGCGGCGGTCGAGCGGCGGCGGGGCGCGCCGGCAACTCCCGGATGGCGACGCCGTGGTTCACTCGCAACTGGATCGGATGCTCGCGGCCTCAGGCCTGGCCGGGGTGCGATATTCGTCTCTGCCCATCCGCCTCGGCCTGCCGGCCGCGGAGACAGCAGCACACTGTGCTGCGGCACGATGCTACATCGTCAACGGGCGGTCATATGCGGGTTCTGTGATCGACCAGACGGCCAATGCGGTCGTGCAGAATATTTCAGCACACGCAGCAAACTTTACGCTCGAACCCGGTGTCTCACTTCAGACGCTTCGAGCTGCTTTCAGAGCCGAACCCGCGGTTATCGATGCGGTATTGAATCGTCTTGTGGGTGAGGGGAAGATTGAGCTGGATGGGGGATTTGCACGGCCCGCCGGCTGGAAGCCGGAGCTCAATGCAGATGAACAAAGGATCAGCGATTCGATCGTGCAGGCGATTCGCGATCAACCAAATGAGCCGCCAGGTGTACATGAACTGAGCGAAAAGTTTGGACCTCGGACGGGCACGTTGCTGCGAAAGCTCGACCGGGATGGTGTTCTGAAACGCGTTTCGGACGACCGGTATTATTCGAGCGAGGCTGTCACGGGAATCGTCGGGCTGGTACGGGCGGCGCTGGTGCCAGGCAGGTTGTACAGTCCGGCGGAGTTGAGGGATGTTGTTGGCGTGTCGAGGAAATACCTGATTCCGCTGCTCGAGTTTTTCGACAGGACAGGAGTGACGGAAAGGGCGATGGCGGGACGGCGGATTCTGCCGCCGCGAAGGCCAGTAGCGGCAGAAAAGTGATTCGTCCGTTCGGCAGTTGGATGTGTGGCGGCTTGACACTCCTTAAAAGCGGGCGTAGCTTGGCCGCATCGAGTAAGAGAACACCCAGTTACAGGAGCTTTCCAAAAAACTTTATTTGTCTGCACTGGAGCAAAAATGAAACACCTGTGGGTAGCACTGATTGTGCTTGCCCTCGGCGCATTCATGCCAGGTGATCTGTCGGCTCAGGGAATTTCACCCCAGTCCGGCAGAGTACGTGGCCCCGGATTGGAGCTCGGCCAGAATTTTCCGAATCCAGTCGTTGAAAGTACCAGAATTCCGTTCACCGTTGGCGATGGTGCCGGCTGTTCGGATTCCGGAAGATTGCATCGCGTTAGCCTGCAGATCTACAATGTTCTTGCGCAGCCGATTGCTGTGCCGGTTCTGCAGGGCGGAACGGGGAATGTCGCTGGTGGAGAGCTGATCGACGGTTTGTTGTTGACATGTAACCAGTACATCGCTTTCTGGGATGGTAAGGACACCAGAAGCCAGCAGGATGTAGGATCGGGCGTCTATCTGTATCGGTTGGAAGTTGATGGCAGGCCGGTAACCAAGAAGATGCTCGTGTCGAAATAGCGGTTTGGAGCTGGCAGTACGAACGCGCCCCATTTGTGGGGCGCGTTCTTTTTGTCTGTTACCGCGGCGGGCACCCACATTGCACGGTTGAATGACATGATCAACGCAGATCGGCTGACGGTAAAATCTGGCGAGGCTCTGAACGACGCTGTAGCGCTCGCACGGCGTGCCGGCAATCCGCTTATTTACGACCTCCATCTTCTGCTCGCACTGCTTGCTCAGGATGAGGGAATAGTGGTTTCCGTTCTCCAGAAGCTCGGCGCGAGCATCGCGTCGCTACGGGATCAGTGCGAAAAGGAAGTGGCAAGATATCCCAGGCAGAGCGACGCGCAGCCCAACGCATCGCGCGAGCTAAGCCAGGTTTTCGACCGGGCGGAAGAGGAAGCCCGGGCCCTCGGCGATGACTTTGTTTCAACGGAGCATCTCCTGGTGGCGCTGTCGGATGTAAAAGCCACTGATTCGAAACGGTTGCTGAACGGCGTGGGCGCAACGCGCCAGGCGCTGCTCGATTCTCTCAAGGCCGTTCGCGGCACACATCGCGTTGCAGACCAGAGCCCCGAAAATCAGTATCAGGCATTACAGCGCTATACTCGCGATCTCACTGATGCCGCACGCCGTGGCAAGCTCGATCCGGTCATCGGACGAGACGAGGAGATTCGCCGCGTGATCCAGGTTCTGTCGCGGCGCACCAAGAACAATCCGGTGCTGATCGGAGAGCCGGGCGTCGGCAAGACCGCTATCGCTGAAGGCCTGGCGCAGCGAATAATGAACGGCGACGTGCCGGAAGGCCTGAAAAACAAACAACTGCTTGCGCTGGACCTTGGCGCTCTCATCGCTGGTGCCAAATTTCGGGGTGAGTTCGAAGAGCGCCTCAAGGCCGTTCTCAAGGAAATCACGGAAGCAGACGGGAAGTTCGTCATCTTCATCGACGAGATGCACACGATCGTCGGTGCGGGCCGCGCAGAAGGATCGATGGACGCTGGCAACATGCTCAAGCCGCTTCTCGCGCGCGGCGCGCTCCGTGTTGTCGGCGCGACAACCCTGGATGAGTACCGGAAGCACGTCGAGAAGGACGCCGCGCTCGAACGCCGGTTTCAACCGGTTTACGTGGGTGAGCCGAGCGTCGAAAGCACAATCGCGATTCTCCGTGGACTCAAGGAACGTTACGAGGTCCATCACGGAGTACGCATCACCGATGGCGCGATCGTCTCGGCGGCGACTCTGTCCAATCGGTATATCGGCGATCGTTTCCTTCCCGACAAGGCTATCGATCTTATCGATGAGGCGGCTTCACGGCTTCGCATCGAGATCGATTCCATGCCCCAGGAAATCGATGAGGTCGAACGGCGAATCACACAGCTGGAGATCGAGCGCCAGGCGCTTCAGAAGGAAAAAGACAAGGCGTCGGTCGAGCGCCGCGGTGCACTGGAGCGCGAGCTTGCCGATCTGCGCGAGAAGTCGAGCGGCATGAAGACCCAGTGGCAGATGGAAAAAGAAACGCTCGGCAGCGTCGGCAGAATCAAGCAGCGGATGGAAGAGGCTCGCATGCAAGCCGAGCAGGCCACTCGATCTGGTGACCTCGCGAAAGCAGCGGAGTTGACTTACGGCACCGTCCCCGCCCTTGAGCGTGACATGCTCGAGGCCGAACAGCAGCTTGCCAGCAAGCAGGTCGGCGGTCGCCAGTTTCTGAAGGAGGAA
The DNA window shown above is from Gemmatimonadaceae bacterium and carries:
- a CDS encoding ABC transporter ATP-binding protein; amino-acid sequence: MIAFEGIAVRYHGAGVRALDNVTFRAPAGEVTAVTGPNGSGKSTLVRALLRRQSLEEGRITIDGRDHASMSAVEMARAVAVAPQRENPAFPMRVDEYVALARYPHLGLWQTAGLSDAVKVTDAIARAGLEEFAGRRTDALSGGEWQRVRIARALAQGGRALVLDEPTTFLDLSHEMSLFELLDGLASDGMTVLLISHQLNLVARFARNVILLHHGRVVASGSPADVMQAPLLEKVYEWPLVVSRDPAVGAPSLIPLRRKAPVSHSAPSSTPNTLT
- a CDS encoding bifunctional nuclease family protein, which gives rise to MQLVEVEVMRLGLDRSNNSYVVILREKDGERLLPIWIGQPEAESIVVEMSKLRRERPLTHDLCKTLITGLGGTLRRIQITRVENRTYYAELQIRREGSTINIDARPSDSIAIALRCAAPIFAQESLLRAMLFEDAETAAQMADEPESDSAGSEPSDEMTPEQLKAYLENLRPEDFGKFSL
- a CDS encoding iron ABC transporter permease, which translates into the protein MSHHMWHWWIMIAALIVLSVVAVGTGAVSIPPLEVLQAVRGVGDEGVVSIVRNLRLPRVILAALVGAALGMSGGALQGTLRNGLAEPYLLGVSGGAAVGAVIAFAGGATAGGIVAIAAFAGASAAVLLALLVARAAGRGGHGDPRTLLMAGVVIGAFANAVIMIALANAPPNTIRGALWWMMGSVADGSWATVGWLTAYVAAGGFALIYWAREIDVLALGDESAAALGVNVESAARRMYLLSAVLAAATVAAAGLIGFVGLVVPHIVRAAGIRHHRPLLIASALVGATLVTGADLVARTVRPPGELPLGAVTAILGVPFFLAQLRRAA
- the metK gene encoding methionine adenosyltransferase, coding for MLDRHLFTSESVTEGHPDKVADQISDAILDAILTDDPEARVACETLVTTGLACVAGEITTTTYVSFPDIVRRTIDRIGYTDATYGFDSKTCAVISTIGRQSRDISQGVDTGGAGDQGMMFGYASDETEELMPLPIMLAHRLTRQLAECRRNGGGNWLRPDGKSQVTVVYEDGVPVAVDTVVISTQHSDGISNKKLHQAVISDVIEPVIPKEMRSKEIKYHINPTGRFVVGGPQGDAGLTGRKIIVDTYGGMGRHGGGAFSGKDPSKVDRSACYAARWVAKNIVGAKLARRCEVQLAYAIGVAKPVSVMVDTFGTNTIPEAAIMRAVETVFDLTPKGIIADLDLKKPIYEATAAYGHFGRSSEKIGIGRNSRTQFTWERLDRVKQLQAAVKG
- a CDS encoding helical backbone metal receptor codes for the protein MAFEVSTQDALTLQAFSSMENAFLFWCRQFALAVIILAACAPSREPQPSAQSDDFGDPISFVGRPSRIVSLNPATTDLLFALGAGGRLVGRTHWDLYPDSAKFVPDLGSGLRPNIEAVLGAKPDLVVLYASQDNRNAATQFRAAGVNTISLKIDHIADFHRASVLLGRIIGDSIRGQVVSDSVARTIDRVANVTKALKKPRVFWHIWDAPLITIAAGSYLHELIVIAGGENVYAELPDPSPTVSIEDVLRRNPDYFITGPEGAMKIRRDARWAAAPAVRAGRILIADTILVGRPSVRLGEAAVSLAALLHPGAFR